A single window of Martelella sp. NC20 DNA harbors:
- a CDS encoding Crp/Fnr family transcriptional regulator, whose translation MIDIMFEQLTDLFSTGQSRQLTAGEYLFHRDDQVRWMFLVTQGEIRLLRYQENGNPVILQRAHENEILAEASLFSDCYHCDAVAAVQSRIMVIARSDFRAQLENNPALHNAWTARLARQVQQARLRSEILSLKTVSQRLDAWVTWNRNLPPKGNWLRLAQEIGVSPEALYREIGQRRRRTHSPTNARAEEFKY comes from the coding sequence ATGATAGATATCATGTTTGAACAACTAACTGATCTTTTCAGCACTGGTCAGAGCCGCCAACTGACCGCTGGCGAGTATTTGTTTCACCGCGACGATCAGGTCCGCTGGATGTTTCTGGTTACGCAGGGCGAAATCCGTCTTCTGCGCTACCAGGAGAACGGCAATCCGGTGATCCTGCAGCGCGCGCACGAGAACGAAATTCTCGCCGAGGCTTCCCTGTTTTCGGACTGCTATCACTGCGACGCCGTTGCGGCCGTCCAAAGCCGAATAATGGTGATTGCAAGATCGGATTTCCGTGCGCAGCTCGAAAACAATCCAGCCCTGCACAACGCCTGGACGGCACGGCTGGCCCGGCAAGTCCAGCAGGCCCGCTTGCGCAGCGAAATACTGTCGTTGAAAACCGTCTCCCAGCGCCTCGATGCCTGGGTGACATGGAACCGGAACCTGCCACCAAAGGGAAACTGGCTCCGATTGGCTCAGGAAATCGGAGTCAGCCCGGAAGCCCTCTACCGGGAGATCGGCCAACGGCGAAGGCGCACCCATTCTCCGACAAATGCCCGCGCTGAGGAATTCAAATATTAG
- a CDS encoding ArsR/SmtB family transcription factor, whose product MTDRSRDALISVKRSGISSSGRLSAEAIAERVGLSIANASQHLQQLRRAGLVTSRRDGKLVLYRLADDGVLGLMTALSGIAERNLAEVDRIRRSYFDDRDNMEPVSREELLQRTRDDLVTVLDVRPSDEFAVGHVPGAVNIPLNELETRLAELDPDHEIVAYCRGPWCVLSFEAVAALRARGFKVRRLEDGLPEWRAAGLPVEHL is encoded by the coding sequence ATGACAGACCGGTCCCGAGATGCCCTGATCTCGGTCAAACGATCAGGTATCTCATCGAGCGGCAGGTTGAGTGCCGAGGCGATAGCCGAGCGCGTCGGCTTGTCGATCGCCAATGCCTCGCAGCATTTGCAGCAGTTGAGACGGGCGGGACTGGTCACATCACGCCGGGACGGCAAGTTGGTGCTCTACCGGCTAGCTGACGATGGTGTGCTCGGGCTGATGACGGCGCTTTCCGGCATTGCGGAACGCAATCTCGCCGAAGTCGACCGCATCCGACGGAGCTATTTCGATGATCGCGACAACATGGAGCCGGTCTCGCGCGAAGAGCTTCTGCAAAGAACGCGCGACGATCTAGTCACGGTGCTCGACGTTCGGCCCTCGGACGAATTTGCGGTCGGACATGTCCCCGGCGCCGTCAACATTCCGCTAAATGAACTAGAGACGCGGCTCGCTGAACTCGACCCCGATCACGAGATTGTCGCCTATTGCCGTGGTCCATGGTGCGTGCTGTCATTCGAGGCCGTTGCTGCGCTCAGGGCGCGCGGGTTCAAGGTACGGCGCCTTGAGGACGGTCTGCCGGAATGGCGGGCGGCGGGCCTGCCGGTCGAGCACCTCTGA
- a CDS encoding SHOCT domain-containing protein, producing MTRIRISTAAATGAVIALLPATAWAQQTSPDLDRYGWGPGMMGWGGGWYGMVFGPIFMILVLALVIAIAVLLVRWLGGPWHAAAPHQPSTTQSPHDILKERFARGEIDKEEFEERRRILGV from the coding sequence ATGACAAGAATTCGGATATCAACCGCAGCGGCCACCGGTGCCGTGATCGCCCTTCTGCCAGCTACCGCGTGGGCGCAACAGACATCGCCCGATTTGGATCGCTATGGTTGGGGACCGGGTATGATGGGATGGGGTGGGGGCTGGTACGGAATGGTCTTCGGGCCGATCTTCATGATTCTCGTGCTCGCCTTGGTGATCGCAATCGCGGTTCTCCTCGTGCGCTGGCTCGGCGGACCCTGGCACGCCGCCGCGCCGCATCAGCCTTCAACAACGCAATCACCGCACGATATCCTTAAGGAGCGCTTCGCTCGAGGCGAGATCGACAAGGAGGAGTTCGAGGAGCGTCGCCGCATCCTCGGCGTATGA
- a CDS encoding DsrE family protein — protein MKTLFILNDPPYGTERCYNGLRLAHPLLKKDPDAEITVFLMADAVIAARKGQKTLEGYCNMKRMLKRVLAKGAVLLCGTCMDTRGMTDDDVLDGARRSTMDELGEATRLKAIRYRFPRLHHVFADGGYAGQKLLAALEGNGAWTIEIIKRSDTARGFEVLPRRWVVERTFAWLGRCRRLAKDWEKSIQSSSAWAYIASIRIIIRRLATYCYVS, from the coding sequence ATGAAGACGCTGTTCATCCTCAACGACCCGCCCTACGGCACCGAGCGCTGCTACAACGGCCTTCGCCTCGCTCACCCGCTGCTGAAGAAGGATCCGGATGCGGAGATCACCGTCTTCTTGATGGCTGACGCCGTCATTGCCGCACGCAAAGGTCAGAAGACGCTGGAAGGCTATTGCAACATGAAACGCATGCTAAAACGCGTGCTCGCGAAAGGCGCCGTGTTGCTCTGCGGCACCTGCATGGATACGCGCGGCATGACCGACGACGATGTCTTGGACGGCGCGAGGCGCAGTACCATGGACGAGCTCGGGGAAGCGACGCGCCTCAAAGCCATCCGCTATCGGTTTCCCCGGCTGCATCATGTTTTTGCCGATGGTGGCTATGCCGGGCAAAAGCTTCTGGCTGCCCTGGAAGGGAACGGCGCGTGGACAATCGAGATCATCAAACGCTCCGACACGGCCAGAGGGTTCGAAGTCCTGCCACGCCGCTGGGTCGTCGAGCGCACCTTCGCCTGGCTCGGACGATGCCGGCGCCTTGCCAAGGACTGGGAGAAATCCATCCAAAGCTCTTCGGCCTGGGCCTACATCGCCAGCATCCGGATCATCATCCGTCGCCTCGCAACCTACTGCTATGTCTCATGA
- a CDS encoding thiolase domain-containing protein — MSQYIRTGVSIVGAGHTKFGKVDDTLEQLIAAAATEAVEDSGIAPDEIDAVFLGHFNSALVPDGFASSLIFQAYPELRFKPATRCENACASGAAAIYAGINAIRAGNARTVLVVGAEKMTHRSTPDVTASLAGAGYQNSAFESGLSFPQIFAVAAEAYRERFGDPLETMAKIAAKNHENAMGNPLAHMHKALDFDACNSISNSNPVIAPPLRLTDCSPITDGAAALILTAEENSRAFERAAHIRAAIHINDFLPMASRDFPSFDGPAMAIASALDTAGIGTNDLDFAEVHDCFTIAELLIYEAMGLAPKGRGGDALADGTVYRDGRLPVNLSGGLKAKGHPVGATGVSMHALSYRQVTNQAGGIQKTGARLGLVFNMGGAVVANYATVIEAAGA; from the coding sequence ATGAGCCAGTATATTCGAACCGGTGTTTCAATCGTTGGCGCAGGCCATACAAAATTCGGCAAGGTCGATGACACCTTGGAACAGCTGATTGCTGCCGCGGCCACCGAGGCTGTCGAGGACAGCGGCATCGCTCCGGACGAAATCGACGCGGTGTTTCTGGGGCATTTCAATTCTGCACTTGTACCCGACGGCTTTGCCTCATCCCTGATATTTCAGGCCTATCCGGAGTTGCGATTCAAGCCTGCGACACGATGCGAGAACGCGTGTGCCTCCGGCGCTGCGGCGATTTATGCAGGCATAAATGCCATCCGCGCCGGAAACGCGCGAACCGTGCTGGTGGTTGGCGCCGAGAAGATGACGCACAGATCGACCCCGGATGTGACAGCGTCGCTCGCGGGTGCCGGCTACCAAAATAGCGCATTTGAATCCGGATTGAGCTTTCCTCAAATATTCGCGGTTGCTGCGGAAGCCTATCGCGAGCGGTTCGGCGACCCTCTCGAAACGATGGCGAAGATTGCAGCGAAAAACCATGAAAACGCCATGGGTAATCCGCTCGCCCACATGCACAAGGCGTTGGATTTCGACGCGTGCAACAGCATTTCGAATTCGAACCCTGTCATCGCTCCGCCGTTGCGACTGACCGATTGCTCTCCCATAACTGACGGTGCTGCTGCTTTAATCTTGACGGCTGAAGAAAATTCGCGCGCCTTTGAACGCGCAGCACACATCCGCGCGGCGATTCACATAAATGACTTTTTGCCAATGGCCTCACGAGATTTTCCCTCATTCGACGGACCTGCCATGGCTATAGCGTCTGCGCTCGACACCGCCGGGATTGGAACCAACGATCTCGATTTTGCGGAGGTCCATGACTGCTTCACCATCGCCGAACTGCTCATATACGAAGCCATGGGTCTTGCACCCAAGGGAAGGGGGGGTGATGCCTTGGCGGACGGTACAGTCTACCGCGATGGCAGATTACCGGTAAACCTTTCCGGTGGCCTGAAGGCAAAGGGGCACCCTGTCGGAGCGACCGGAGTGTCGATGCATGCATTGTCCTACCGTCAGGTTACCAACCAGGCCGGGGGCATCCAGAAGACGGGAGCGCGTCTGGGATTGGTCTTCAACATGGGCGGCGCGGTTGTGGCAAATTATGCCACCGTCATTGAGGCCGCCGGGGCTTAG
- the fahA gene encoding fumarylacetoacetase: MPLLKSWVESANAPNGQFPLNNLPYGVFSTSGDARRCGVAIGDQILDVTALEQDAHLSISDDPVFVASSWNAFMALGPEVWRSFRARLQAMLGTEASQADREACSGALVPQADATMHLPVETRGYADFYGCRNHAFNVGTMFRGPDNALPPNYLHLPIAYSGRASSIVISGTEIRRPWGQLKAPEEDAPRFAPCERFDFELELGVIVGQPSEFGRPVSVAKADEMIFGYVLLNDWSARDIQTWEYQPLGPFQAKATANTISPWIVTGLALEPLRVSTPEREKPLLPHLQEPGPMLYDIDLEVLLLPDGADHPTTITQSNYSEMYYSAPQNLAHHTTSGCPIEVGDMLGSGTISGTTRKSRGSLLELSWGGTEPVEIDGGITRSFIEDNDTIIMRGSARGDGYLVGFGQCTGKVLAAYADPYSRD, from the coding sequence ATGCCTTTGCTCAAATCCTGGGTCGAAAGCGCTAACGCGCCCAATGGCCAGTTCCCGCTGAACAATCTGCCTTACGGCGTCTTTTCGACTTCAGGTGACGCGCGCCGCTGCGGAGTAGCGATCGGCGATCAGATTCTGGACGTGACTGCGCTCGAACAAGATGCGCATTTGTCTATTAGCGATGATCCGGTGTTTGTTGCGTCGTCTTGGAATGCGTTCATGGCGCTCGGGCCCGAGGTCTGGCGCTCATTCAGAGCGCGTTTGCAGGCCATGCTCGGGACAGAGGCGTCGCAGGCCGACAGGGAAGCTTGTTCCGGCGCGCTTGTGCCTCAAGCCGATGCCACCATGCATCTGCCAGTCGAAACCCGTGGCTATGCCGACTTCTACGGGTGCAGGAACCACGCCTTCAACGTAGGCACCATGTTCCGGGGGCCCGATAACGCGCTTCCGCCAAACTATCTGCATCTGCCCATTGCCTATAGTGGAAGGGCCTCGTCGATTGTGATTTCGGGCACTGAGATCCGCAGGCCATGGGGCCAACTGAAAGCACCTGAGGAAGACGCGCCGCGCTTCGCGCCGTGCGAAAGGTTCGACTTCGAACTCGAGCTCGGTGTCATAGTCGGACAGCCCTCAGAATTTGGCAGGCCCGTTTCTGTGGCGAAAGCCGATGAGATGATTTTTGGATACGTTCTTTTGAACGACTGGTCGGCTCGCGATATTCAGACTTGGGAATACCAGCCCCTTGGTCCATTTCAGGCCAAGGCCACGGCCAACACCATAAGTCCGTGGATCGTGACCGGTTTGGCGCTCGAGCCGCTCCGCGTGTCCACGCCGGAACGTGAAAAGCCGCTTCTGCCACATCTACAAGAGCCGGGGCCTATGCTTTACGACATTGACCTTGAAGTGCTGCTCCTGCCGGACGGAGCGGATCATCCAACAACGATCACGCAGTCGAACTACAGTGAGATGTATTACTCCGCTCCACAAAACCTGGCGCATCACACTACGTCCGGTTGTCCCATTGAGGTGGGAGATATGCTTGGGTCAGGAACCATCTCCGGTACCACCAGAAAGAGCAGAGGCTCCCTGCTGGAATTGTCGTGGGGCGGTACGGAACCAGTTGAAATCGACGGCGGTATCACGCGATCATTTATCGAGGACAACGACACCATCATTATGCGCGGCTCTGCGCGGGGTGATGGCTATCTGGTTGGTTTTGGGCAATGCACCGGCAAAGTGCTAGCTGCATATGCGGATCCTTACTCTCGAGATTGA
- the hmgA gene encoding homogentisate 1,2-dioxygenase, producing the protein MQGYAPAKGYMPGFGNDFETEALPGALPQGMNSPQKCNYGLYAEQLTGTAFTAPRGKNERTWCYRIRPSVKHTHRFTKINMPHWKSAPHVDPDVVSLGQYRWDPVPHTEEELTFITGMRTMTTAGDVNTQIGMASHIYLANKSMEDDYFYSADSELLIVPQQGELRFYTELGIIDLAPKEIVIIPRGLVYRVEVVEGPARGFVCENYGQKFDLPGRGPIGANCLANSRDFKTPVARFEDRDAESRMTIKWCGSFHQTTIDHSPLDVVAWHGNYAPCKYDLRSFSPVGAILFDHPDPSIFCVLTAPSGIEGTANIDFLLIRERWLVSENTFRPAWYHKNIMSELCGNILGVYDAKPQGFLPGGMSLHNMMLPHGPDREAFEKGSNEKMEPVYLDDTMTFMFETRFPQHLTQFAAQDAPLQDDYIDCWSSLEKKFDGTPQPK; encoded by the coding sequence ATGCAGGGCTACGCGCCGGCCAAGGGCTATATGCCTGGATTCGGAAACGACTTTGAGACCGAGGCACTGCCGGGTGCTTTGCCGCAGGGCATGAACAGCCCGCAAAAATGCAATTACGGGCTATATGCCGAGCAACTGACGGGCACGGCATTCACCGCGCCGCGCGGCAAGAATGAGCGCACCTGGTGCTATCGTATTCGCCCATCGGTCAAGCACACGCATCGCTTCACAAAAATCAACATGCCGCATTGGAAATCGGCGCCGCATGTCGACCCGGATGTGGTGTCACTCGGCCAATATCGCTGGGATCCCGTGCCGCATACCGAGGAAGAACTGACCTTTATCACCGGCATGCGGACAATGACCACGGCTGGAGATGTGAACACCCAGATCGGTATGGCGAGCCATATCTACCTGGCGAATAAATCTATGGAGGACGACTACTTCTATTCAGCCGACAGCGAACTTCTTATCGTCCCGCAGCAGGGCGAGCTGCGTTTTTACACCGAACTGGGCATTATCGACTTGGCGCCCAAGGAGATCGTGATCATTCCGCGAGGTCTTGTCTATCGCGTAGAGGTTGTCGAGGGTCCGGCACGCGGCTTTGTGTGTGAGAACTACGGCCAGAAATTCGATCTACCAGGTCGCGGGCCGATTGGCGCCAATTGCCTCGCCAATTCGCGCGACTTCAAAACACCGGTCGCCCGGTTCGAGGACAGGGATGCCGAAAGCCGCATGACGATCAAATGGTGTGGGTCGTTTCATCAGACTACAATCGACCACTCGCCGCTCGATGTGGTGGCCTGGCATGGCAATTACGCACCGTGCAAATATGATCTCCGATCATTCAGTCCGGTTGGCGCGATCCTGTTCGACCACCCGGATCCCTCCATCTTTTGTGTGCTCACAGCCCCATCGGGCATCGAGGGGACGGCCAATATCGACTTCCTGCTCATCCGGGAGCGCTGGCTCGTTTCCGAGAACACGTTCCGTCCCGCCTGGTATCACAAGAACATCATGTCGGAGTTGTGCGGAAATATTCTCGGTGTCTATGACGCCAAGCCGCAAGGCTTCCTGCCGGGCGGCATGTCGTTGCACAACATGATGCTGCCGCACGGCCCCGACCGGGAAGCCTTCGAAAAAGGCAGTAACGAGAAGATGGAGCCGGTCTATCTCGACGATACGATGACTTTCATGTTCGAAACGCGGTTCCCTCAGCACCTGACCCAGTTCGCTGCGCAGGACGCACCTTTGCAGGACGATTACATCGATTGCTGGTCGTCGCTGGAAAAGAAGTTCGACGGCACGCCCCAGCCGAAATAG
- a CDS encoding TRAP transporter large permease yields MMIAVISFAAIFALLALGVRLGVALGAVGFIGLITIIGPSAAGSMLAQTAFDTANSYTLAVLPLFLFMANLIARAGIASALYDASNAVLGRVRGGLAMATVAGCAGFGTVCGSSLATAATMGSVAMPEMKRFGYDSGLAAGSVAAGGTLGILIPPSIVLVIYGTITEQSIGDLFLAGFLPGILGAVLYVIAIMIAVRLYPQLAPSTEGMDLPSPLSALLGVWPVIVLFGVVIGGIYFGIFSATEAAGIGAAGALLLGVLRGKLSLDEILKAALDAAIMTAVLLFVLIGALLFSNVMIFSGFSAMLSGLVQSIGVTPILIIIAIVAVYLVLGCMFDSLAMMLLTVPLFAPLVADLGYDLVWFGIVVVVAIEFGMVSPPIGMNLFIIRSLNPDIALPTIYRGIIPFLLADFVRLALLISIPAISLFLPYTMK; encoded by the coding sequence ATGATGATCGCAGTAATTTCATTTGCAGCCATTTTTGCGCTGCTTGCATTGGGGGTCCGCCTTGGTGTTGCGCTCGGTGCTGTTGGGTTCATTGGCCTTATTACGATCATTGGACCCAGCGCAGCCGGCTCGATGCTCGCGCAGACGGCTTTTGACACGGCCAATAGCTACACCCTCGCTGTGTTGCCGCTATTCCTGTTCATGGCCAATTTGATCGCGCGGGCGGGGATCGCATCGGCGCTTTACGATGCGTCAAATGCAGTGCTCGGACGTGTGCGTGGCGGTCTCGCAATGGCGACCGTTGCCGGCTGCGCCGGGTTCGGTACGGTCTGCGGTTCGAGCCTGGCGACGGCGGCAACCATGGGTTCGGTCGCCATGCCTGAAATGAAGCGCTTCGGTTATGATAGCGGCTTGGCAGCCGGCTCGGTGGCGGCAGGTGGCACTCTGGGCATACTAATTCCGCCCAGCATCGTGCTTGTGATCTACGGCACGATCACCGAGCAGAGCATTGGCGACTTGTTTCTCGCGGGTTTTTTGCCCGGCATACTTGGCGCAGTCCTCTATGTTATCGCCATCATGATCGCGGTGCGGCTCTATCCGCAGTTGGCTCCCTCGACCGAGGGCATGGACCTGCCTTCGCCTCTGTCTGCATTGCTCGGGGTTTGGCCGGTCATCGTTTTGTTCGGCGTGGTCATAGGTGGGATATATTTCGGTATATTCAGCGCCACCGAGGCGGCGGGAATAGGTGCGGCTGGCGCATTGTTACTCGGTGTCCTGCGCGGCAAGCTCTCCTTGGATGAGATTTTGAAAGCCGCCCTCGATGCCGCCATCATGACAGCCGTTTTGCTGTTCGTTTTGATCGGTGCGCTGCTGTTCTCCAATGTCATGATCTTTTCCGGCTTCTCGGCCATGCTGTCTGGCCTGGTGCAGTCCATCGGGGTGACGCCGATCCTGATCATTATTGCGATCGTAGCCGTGTATCTCGTGCTCGGCTGTATGTTTGACAGTCTGGCGATGATGCTCCTCACCGTGCCGTTGTTTGCACCGCTCGTGGCCGACCTGGGGTATGATCTGGTGTGGTTCGGAATCGTCGTGGTGGTCGCCATCGAATTCGGCATGGTCTCACCGCCCATCGGCATGAACCTGTTTATCATCCGTAGTCTTAATCCAGACATCGCGCTGCCGACGATCTATCGCGGCATCATTCCCTTTTTGCTGGCCGATTTCGTCCGCCTGGCGCTTCTTATTTCGATACCGGCGATTTCGCTCTTCCTGCCTTACACGATGAAATGA
- a CDS encoding TRAP transporter small permease, giving the protein MTDQKNAEHAIAPRPWPIHFAERVFGAIAIGTVTGICFIMCWDVLFRYILVRPLGWSGEVIQFLMSILFFAALPLATLRGDHIIVDVLSERFTGVFKQFCLFLAGLLLTGYLLAMAWYCVGFARKLMSYGDRTDHLGWPLHLAAWAAAIAFVAAAIGGIMHSRKDSRQ; this is encoded by the coding sequence ATGACTGATCAGAAAAACGCGGAACACGCGATAGCTCCACGTCCTTGGCCGATCCATTTTGCGGAACGCGTCTTTGGCGCAATCGCCATCGGCACTGTCACGGGCATCTGCTTCATCATGTGCTGGGACGTGCTGTTCCGGTACATATTGGTCCGGCCATTGGGCTGGAGCGGTGAGGTGATTCAATTCCTCATGTCCATTTTGTTCTTTGCAGCGTTACCACTCGCCACGCTCCGAGGCGATCATATCATCGTCGATGTCCTTTCTGAGCGGTTCACGGGCGTATTCAAGCAGTTTTGTCTGTTCCTCGCGGGCCTGCTTTTGACAGGCTATCTCCTGGCCATGGCTTGGTATTGCGTTGGGTTCGCACGCAAGCTCATGTCTTACGGCGACCGGACCGACCACCTGGGCTGGCCGTTGCATCTGGCCGCGTGGGCAGCGGCGATCGCTTTTGTCGCCGCTGCCATTGGCGGCATCATGCATAGCCGGAAAGATTCACGCCAATGA
- a CDS encoding TRAP transporter substrate-binding protein, whose amino-acid sequence MKTIFTGALACAALTLVVMPAQAQTVLKFNNFLPPQHGQVVDVFEPWAKNVEEASEGRVKVEFLPSTVAAPPRMFDVVESGAVDVAWGVPAYTPGRFTLTKALDLPFLGDNAEALSLAYWTVHEEMFNAADEFSGVKVLAVYTTGPGTIYTTGEPPQSLDGFAGKKYRAGGKAPQEIAEAFGGAGVTSPSSEAYEMLSRKVVDGAFWTHEAYESYKLGDVVDGQFSVPAGLYNSAVYIIMNQEKWDSLSQEDKDAVWSVSGEALARLGGQAWDAADVSAIKLMEADGVKRFTADGVFLDEIHERLRPLEESWIAEAEAKGVDGRAALDRIRELSGAK is encoded by the coding sequence ATGAAAACCATTTTCACTGGCGCACTCGCTTGTGCCGCTTTGACCTTGGTCGTAATGCCGGCTCAGGCGCAGACCGTTTTGAAGTTCAATAATTTTCTGCCACCCCAGCACGGGCAGGTCGTAGACGTGTTCGAGCCATGGGCGAAAAATGTTGAAGAAGCGTCGGAAGGCCGCGTCAAAGTCGAGTTTCTGCCCTCCACAGTTGCCGCTCCGCCGCGCATGTTCGACGTTGTCGAAAGCGGCGCGGTGGACGTAGCTTGGGGCGTGCCCGCCTATACGCCGGGCCGTTTTACTCTGACAAAGGCACTTGATCTGCCATTCCTGGGTGATAATGCCGAGGCGTTGTCGCTGGCCTATTGGACGGTGCACGAGGAAATGTTCAACGCGGCCGACGAATTTAGCGGCGTGAAGGTGTTGGCCGTCTATACCACCGGCCCGGGCACCATCTACACGACCGGTGAGCCGCCGCAGTCGCTCGACGGTTTTGCAGGCAAGAAGTATCGCGCCGGAGGCAAAGCCCCACAGGAAATTGCTGAGGCATTCGGTGGTGCCGGTGTAACCTCGCCCTCGAGCGAAGCCTATGAAATGCTCTCGCGCAAAGTAGTCGACGGCGCGTTCTGGACGCACGAAGCCTATGAGTCCTACAAGCTTGGCGACGTCGTTGACGGGCAGTTCTCGGTGCCAGCCGGCCTTTATAACTCTGCCGTCTACATCATCATGAACCAAGAGAAATGGGATAGCCTGTCCCAAGAAGACAAGGATGCAGTCTGGTCTGTATCGGGTGAAGCGCTTGCGCGTCTTGGCGGTCAGGCTTGGGACGCGGCCGATGTAAGTGCCATCAAGCTGATGGAAGCTGATGGAGTAAAGCGTTTTACAGCTGACGGTGTCTTCCTCGATGAGATCCACGAACGCCTGCGGCCACTTGAAGAATCTTGGATTGCCGAAGCCGAGGCGAAAGGCGTCGATGGTCGGGCCGCACTTGATCGCATCCGCGAATTGTCGGGCGCCAAGTAA
- a CDS encoding M14 family metallopeptidase has translation MQQDIFELGSPYPGPRLVCTILMHGDETCGLAALEAAQAGDFALNCGSVRIIVMNRAAHDAARGPLRHLGTDMNRIWSAKPLKGGSGEARRIETVLPYLQEADAILDIHSMPDQNTPFLFISQTRQQSASLAMKLGAVVPRVVVAPPPKNRGVALFETELLPIEKPIVVVECGQHQAVQAPDIARAIFHRFLSVHGMVDSSDVRAEGGDDPVSFYEMSREIELKEGPLKLARTMHGFDALNAGETYGWDGHRPLVAEEDCCVLLTRPAIHRGDEALTLVRPITGNTR, from the coding sequence ATGCAACAAGACATCTTCGAGTTGGGTTCTCCGTATCCCGGCCCGCGTCTGGTCTGCACAATTCTCATGCATGGCGACGAGACATGTGGGCTGGCCGCGCTTGAAGCCGCGCAGGCAGGCGACTTTGCCCTCAATTGCGGCAGCGTGCGGATTATCGTGATGAACCGCGCGGCGCATGATGCAGCCCGCGGGCCCTTGCGGCACCTTGGCACTGACATGAACCGGATTTGGTCGGCCAAGCCCCTTAAAGGAGGATCCGGTGAGGCGCGACGTATCGAGACCGTTCTGCCCTATTTGCAGGAGGCGGACGCTATTCTTGATATTCATTCCATGCCAGATCAGAATACGCCGTTTCTTTTTATCTCACAAACGCGTCAACAATCGGCGAGCCTTGCCATGAAACTTGGCGCAGTAGTTCCGCGCGTGGTGGTTGCGCCACCGCCAAAAAACCGCGGGGTGGCGTTGTTCGAAACCGAATTATTGCCGATCGAAAAACCGATTGTCGTTGTCGAATGCGGCCAGCATCAGGCGGTGCAGGCACCCGATATCGCGCGGGCCATCTTTCATCGTTTCCTGTCAGTTCACGGTATGGTCGATTCGTCGGATGTACGTGCGGAAGGTGGCGACGACCCGGTCAGCTTTTACGAGATGAGCCGTGAAATCGAGTTGAAGGAGGGCCCTTTGAAACTTGCCCGGACCATGCATGGTTTCGACGCTTTGAATGCAGGCGAAACGTATGGCTGGGACGGACACCGGCCACTCGTTGCCGAAGAAGATTGCTGCGTGCTGTTGACCCGGCCTGCAATTCATCGCGGCGATGAGGCACTCACATTGGTGCGCCCGATCACCGGTAACACCAGATAA